The Thermus caldifontis genome includes a region encoding these proteins:
- a CDS encoding RNA-guided endonuclease InsQ/TnpB family protein encodes MGGYNPPVCKPGIHGSARLHATGGSLAPHVRPRFIWSRGSKAADVLPWDGGTVIRKAFKYRLYPTKPQARDLERTLSLSRQLYNAALQERREAYKKAGKTVGFYQQKRYLPQIRAELPEYKGVHSQVLQNVIERVDKAFQGFFRRVKAKGGKAGYPRFKGKGRYDSFTFPQAGVTGVKLQKDSKRVYIYGIGSVKIKLHRPLEGKIKTATVKREGDHWYIVFVCEVEPKPLPESHEAIGIDLGTNPHFLVTSDGEMVEAPRHYQRTQAKLADAQRKLSRKKRGSHRYKKAKRQLAKLHQKIANQRKDFHHKLARKLVNRYGTIVHEDLNIHGLARSRIAKGVQDAGWAQFLRILAHKAAEAGRRVLGVDPRHTSQDCPICGYREKRPLWVREFTCSFCGTPLHRDVAAAINILARAWTEPLGAGLNLSPRSPAL; translated from the coding sequence GTGGGGGGTTACAATCCCCCGGTTTGCAAACCGGGGATACATGGGTCAGCGAGGCTACATGCGACCGGAGGGAGCTTAGCCCCCCACGTCCGCCCGAGGTTCATTTGGAGCAGGGGCTCCAAGGCGGCAGACGTGCTACCATGGGATGGAGGTACGGTGATCCGAAAGGCCTTCAAGTACCGCCTCTACCCCACCAAGCCCCAGGCTCGGGACCTGGAGCGCACCCTCTCCCTGTCCCGACAGCTCTACAACGCTGCACTTCAGGAACGTAGAGAGGCCTACAAGAAGGCAGGCAAGACGGTGGGCTTCTACCAGCAGAAACGCTATTTGCCCCAGATACGGGCCGAGCTGCCGGAGTACAAGGGCGTCCACTCCCAGGTCCTCCAGAACGTCATTGAACGGGTAGACAAAGCCTTCCAGGGATTCTTCCGCAGGGTAAAGGCAAAGGGAGGGAAAGCCGGCTACCCCCGCTTCAAGGGGAAGGGACGCTACGACTCCTTCACCTTCCCCCAGGCCGGAGTAACCGGAGTCAAACTCCAGAAGGACAGTAAACGGGTTTACATTTATGGCATCGGCTCGGTGAAGATAAAGCTTCACCGACCCCTGGAAGGCAAGATAAAGACGGCCACGGTCAAAAGGGAAGGGGACCACTGGTACATCGTCTTTGTCTGTGAGGTGGAGCCCAAACCCCTACCCGAAAGCCATGAGGCCATTGGGATAGACCTAGGTACCAACCCTCACTTTCTCGTCACCTCCGACGGGGAGATGGTAGAAGCTCCCAGGCACTACCAGAGGACCCAGGCTAAACTTGCGGATGCACAGAGGAAGCTCTCCCGAAAGAAAAGGGGTAGCCACCGCTACAAAAAGGCCAAAAGACAGCTTGCCAAACTGCACCAAAAAATCGCCAACCAGCGCAAAGACTTCCACCACAAACTTGCCAGGAAGCTCGTAAACCGTTATGGCACCATTGTCCACGAAGACCTGAACATCCATGGGCTTGCCCGTTCTCGCATCGCCAAGGGCGTACAGGATGCGGGATGGGCCCAGTTTCTCCGAATCCTCGCCCACAAAGCGGCGGAAGCTGGTAGGCGCGTCCTGGGGGTAGACCCCAGACACACGAGCCAAGATTGCCCCATATGTGGGTACCGGGAGAAGAGGCCTTTGTGGGTAAGGGAGTTTACCTGTTCTTTTTGCGGAACACCTCTTCACCGGGACGTAGCGGCAGCTATAAACATCTTAGCCAGGGCTTGGACGGAGCCTTTGGGGGCAGGTTTAAACTTGTCCCCGAGAAGCCCCGCTCTTTAG
- a CDS encoding cold-shock protein: MKKGTVKWFNAEKGYGFIQQEEGPDVFVHFTAIEAEGFRSLNEGDRVEFEVEPGRGGKGPQAKKVRRL, from the coding sequence ATGAAGAAGGGTACGGTTAAGTGGTTCAACGCGGAAAAGGGCTACGGGTTCATCCAACAGGAAGAGGGTCCGGATGTGTTTGTGCACTTTACGGCCATTGAGGCTGAGGGTTTCCGCAGCCTGAACGAAGGGGACCGGGTGGAGTTTGAGGTGGAGCCCGGCCGGGGCGGCAAGGGCCCCCAGGCCAAGAAGGTCCGCCGCCTCTAG
- a CDS encoding FKBP-type peptidyl-prolyl cis-trans isomerase, translated as MKVEQDKVVTIRYTLQVEGEVLDQGELSYLHGHGNLIRGLEEELEGRMEGESFQAHVPAEKAYGPRDPEGVQVVPLSAFPEDAEVVPGAQFYAQDMEGNPMPLTVVEVQGEEVTIDFNHPLAGKDLDFEVEVVKVREATPEEILHGHVHADGHSH; from the coding sequence ATGAAGGTTGAACAGGACAAGGTAGTGACCATCCGTTACACCCTCCAGGTGGAGGGGGAGGTGCTGGACCAGGGGGAGCTTTCCTATTTGCATGGGCACGGCAACCTGATCCGGGGCCTCGAGGAGGAACTGGAAGGCCGCATGGAAGGGGAGAGCTTCCAGGCCCACGTGCCCGCAGAGAAGGCCTATGGCCCCCGCGACCCTGAGGGGGTCCAGGTGGTGCCCCTTTCCGCCTTCCCCGAGGATGCGGAGGTGGTGCCTGGGGCCCAGTTCTACGCCCAGGACATGGAGGGGAACCCCATGCCCCTTACCGTGGTGGAGGTCCAGGGGGAGGAGGTGACCATCGACTTCAACCACCCCTTGGCGGGCAAGGACCTGGACTTTGAGGTGGAGGTGGTGAAGGTACGGGAGGCCACCCCCGAGGAGATCCTCCACGGCCACGTGCACGCGGACGGACATTCCCACTAA
- the cysK gene encoding cysteine synthase A: MRVEAIIGKTPTVRLFKVVEPEMAEVWVKLEGLNPGGSIKDRPAWYMIRDAEEKGLLRPGSGQVIVEPTSGNTGIGLAMIAASRGYRLILTMPAQMSEERKRVLKAFGAELVLTDPSRRMLAAREEALRLKEELGAFMPDQFANPANVRAHYETTGPELFAALEGRIDAFVYGSGTGGTITGVGRYLKERLPGVKVIAVEPARSNVLSGGKMGQHQFQGMGPGFIPENLDLSLLDGVIQVWEEDAFPLARRLAKEEGLFLGMSSGGILWAALKVARELGPGKRVACISPDGGWKYLSTPLYAEP; this comes from the coding sequence ATGCGGGTGGAAGCCATCATCGGCAAGACTCCCACGGTGCGCCTTTTCAAGGTGGTGGAGCCGGAAATGGCCGAAGTCTGGGTGAAGCTGGAAGGCCTCAACCCCGGGGGGTCCATCAAGGACCGCCCCGCCTGGTACATGATCCGGGATGCCGAGGAAAAGGGTCTCCTCCGCCCCGGCTCGGGCCAGGTCATCGTGGAGCCCACCAGCGGGAACACGGGGATCGGCCTGGCCATGATCGCCGCAAGCCGCGGCTACCGCCTGATCCTCACCATGCCCGCCCAGATGTCCGAGGAAAGGAAGCGGGTCCTCAAGGCCTTTGGAGCGGAGCTGGTCCTCACCGACCCCAGCCGCAGGATGCTGGCCGCCCGGGAGGAGGCCTTGCGCCTTAAGGAGGAGCTTGGGGCCTTCATGCCCGACCAGTTCGCCAACCCCGCCAACGTGCGCGCCCACTACGAGACCACAGGGCCCGAGCTTTTTGCGGCCCTGGAGGGGCGCATCGACGCCTTCGTCTACGGTTCGGGCACCGGGGGGACCATCACCGGGGTGGGGCGGTACTTGAAGGAAAGGCTCCCCGGGGTGAAGGTGATCGCCGTGGAGCCCGCCCGCTCCAACGTCCTCTCCGGGGGAAAGATGGGACAGCACCAGTTCCAGGGCATGGGGCCCGGCTTCATCCCGGAAAACCTGGACCTTTCCCTTCTGGATGGGGTCATCCAGGTCTGGGAAGAGGATGCCTTTCCCCTGGCCCGGCGCTTGGCCAAGGAGGAGGGGCTTTTTTTGGGGATGAGCTCCGGGGGAATCCTGTGGGCGGCCCTAAAGGTGGCCCGGGAACTGGGCCCCGGGAAGAGGGTGGCCTGCATCAGCCCCGATGGCGGCTGGAAGTACCTTTCCACCCCCCTCTACGCCGAACCCTAG
- a CDS encoding outer membrane lipoprotein carrier protein LolA — protein MKAMSWGILLVLATALAQPVGEILDRVEKNLQEPWQAMVQGQIQGPGGQEELKARVLAIPKENLFRIEFQKPGSLEGNFTVITEKEVWNYLYLTNQLVISPKGKAQVQGLGFSPQGLGDLKALSQGVSLRLVGEERLPEGMAWKLVGQAQEGQGFATLELYILKVDPRPVRFVFRDEAGKVLADLRVAEFKKAALRPQDLKRYPKDAQVVRR, from the coding sequence ATGAAGGCGATGTCCTGGGGAATCCTGTTGGTGCTGGCGACGGCCTTGGCCCAGCCCGTGGGCGAGATCCTGGACCGGGTGGAGAAGAACCTGCAAGAACCCTGGCAGGCGATGGTGCAGGGCCAGATCCAAGGACCCGGGGGGCAGGAGGAGCTTAAAGCCCGGGTCCTGGCCATCCCCAAGGAGAACCTTTTCCGCATAGAGTTTCAAAAGCCCGGCTCCTTGGAGGGCAACTTCACCGTGATTACGGAAAAAGAGGTCTGGAACTACCTCTACCTCACCAACCAGCTCGTCATCAGCCCCAAGGGGAAGGCCCAGGTGCAGGGCTTGGGGTTTAGCCCTCAAGGCCTGGGGGACCTGAAGGCCCTTTCCCAGGGGGTGAGCCTGCGCCTTGTGGGGGAGGAGCGCCTGCCGGAGGGCATGGCCTGGAAACTTGTGGGCCAGGCCCAGGAGGGCCAGGGCTTCGCCACCTTGGAGCTTTACATCCTGAAGGTCGATCCTAGGCCCGTGCGCTTCGTGTTCCGCGACGAGGCGGGAAAGGTTCTGGCCGACCTTAGGGTGGCGGAGTTCAAGAAAGCCGCCTTGCGCCCCCAGGACCTCAAGCGCTACCCCAAGGACGCCCAGGTGGTGCGGCGCTAG
- a CDS encoding PspA/IM30 family protein has protein sequence MTLLDRLSRLIRANLSDLLRRAEDPEKIINQALEDMKGALREAREQVAAAMAEGKRLEREVESHLKEASLWEEKAKEALKAGREDLAKEALRRRKRALDLAEGFKQQAEEQKALMDRLMTQLKALEAKIDEAEARKKLFLARKKGVEAAEAVRRMESRLDQHPALEAFEEMEARILSMEDRHEALKELDGQDLDKELAALSADKELEEELLRLKRELGEA, from the coding sequence ATGACCCTTTTGGATCGCCTAAGCCGTCTCATTCGCGCCAACCTCAGCGACCTTCTCCGCCGGGCCGAGGACCCGGAGAAGATCATCAACCAGGCCCTGGAGGATATGAAGGGGGCCTTAAGGGAGGCCCGGGAGCAGGTGGCCGCCGCCATGGCCGAGGGCAAGCGCCTGGAACGGGAGGTGGAAAGCCACCTTAAGGAGGCTTCCCTTTGGGAGGAGAAGGCCAAGGAGGCCCTTAAGGCAGGCCGCGAGGACCTGGCCAAGGAGGCCCTTAGGCGCAGGAAAAGGGCCTTGGACCTGGCCGAGGGCTTTAAGCAGCAGGCGGAGGAGCAGAAGGCCCTTATGGATCGCCTCATGACCCAGCTCAAGGCCCTGGAGGCCAAGATCGACGAGGCCGAGGCCCGCAAGAAACTCTTCCTCGCCCGCAAGAAGGGGGTGGAGGCTGCTGAGGCGGTGCGGCGCATGGAGTCTAGGCTGGACCAGCACCCGGCCCTCGAGGCCTTTGAGGAAATGGAGGCCCGGATCCTCTCCATGGAGGACCGGCACGAGGCCCTAAAGGAGCTGGACGGCCAGGACCTGGACAAGGAGCTTGCCGCCCTCTCCGCCGACAAAGAGCTGGAGGAGGAGCTCCTCCGCCTGAAGCGGGAGCTGGGAGAAGCCTAA